The following are from one region of the Pseudomonadota bacterium genome:
- the mfd gene encoding transcription-repair coupling factor, with protein MSVSLQEIVRAAEGAEKTMDIDGLHGGSKGLVVASLARRFPSRAIAIITSSPERAHELIDDCAAFIHPDERKRLKLFPDGSALPYSRLSPEPDEWADRLHALYDLAHSVPLIVVAPAAAAMRRVPPKHYITAGARRIRKEESADPYEICAYLARYGYEDVGLVEDEGSFARRGGILDLWPPTSDAPVRLEFEGERIASMRFFDPATQRSKGDAHEILVIPVRDFPFDEPSRAKAAHRVRERSDAADLASHERRALIEAIHEGIAVSGIETLMPLFHESTETLFDYLPGDAMVAIDGPPDVEAAAVEHRREVEELARDTKSPERVIAPDEIVMGLDGFSDSLSRFTALRFNALRMEGQPQSPALNAGTIGNADIRPMIEGHARGEDMLSPLAARIGEWQRAGWRVLLACHTDMQALRLKDLFRWHGVDLAALDAPFEALSEMASHAARLITGRLSAGFRWEAEKLAIITDAEIFGTKAVRRIKASKPMEPFTSFTELAEGDFLVHEHHGIGRYAGLAHLSIEGGEADYLLIEYLGGDRLYLPVYKLGLVGRYIGSGDAPPSLDRLGGARWENMRAKVTREIRLMAKELLAIYAAREVYPGIRFKEGGNEYEEFAAAFPYDETPDQLRSIDDIMADMGLERPMDRLICGDVGYGKTEVAMRAAFRAAMHGAQVAVLVPTTVLALQHYESFTRRFAGTPVAVEMLSRFRSPKEQRKVIEGIKDGRVDILIGTHRLLSKDVAFRQLGLLIIDEEHRFGVRHKERIKKLRQTVDVIAMTATPIPRTLNLSLTGIRDISIINTPPADRLSITTHVAPFDDGIVRQAIIREMARGGQVFFVHNRVETIGSMNERLRKLVPEARIVVGHGQLPEHRLEEVMLAFLKRDADVLLCTTIIESGLDIPSANTIVINRADTFGLAQLYQLRGRVGRSSVRAQAYLLTPPDGRMTTIAKKRLTVLKRFTELGSGFQIAMHDLEFRGAGNILGSAQSGHVAAIGYEMYSKLLDREVRRLTGKAVEDEIDPELNLKVAAFLPEKYVADPGTRIDIYKRLSSRQDEREVEAIGVELADRFGPMPPEAENLLGMMDLRILARNLRIKQVIYDGNQLSCQLDARSPITTEQVLSMVSAFPGRYRVVPPDRLLISAASAGGDSQLIAAAKNSLSEMASYVSENSPEKD; from the coding sequence ATGTCGGTTTCGCTGCAAGAGATCGTCAGGGCCGCCGAAGGGGCGGAAAAGACGATGGATATCGATGGGCTCCACGGCGGATCAAAGGGGCTCGTGGTGGCGAGCCTCGCCCGGAGATTTCCCTCGAGGGCAATAGCCATAATAACCTCCTCGCCCGAGCGCGCGCATGAGCTGATCGACGACTGCGCCGCGTTCATCCATCCCGATGAGAGAAAGAGGCTCAAGCTCTTTCCCGACGGCTCGGCGCTGCCCTACTCCAGGCTCTCGCCGGAGCCGGACGAGTGGGCCGACCGGCTCCACGCGCTCTACGACCTCGCGCACTCCGTGCCGCTGATCGTGGTCGCGCCCGCCGCCGCGGCCATGCGCAGGGTGCCGCCGAAGCACTACATAACCGCCGGCGCCCGCCGCATACGCAAGGAGGAGTCGGCCGATCCGTACGAGATATGCGCCTACCTGGCCCGGTACGGTTACGAGGACGTGGGGCTGGTGGAGGACGAGGGCAGCTTCGCGCGCCGAGGAGGGATCCTCGACCTGTGGCCGCCCACCTCGGACGCGCCGGTGCGCCTGGAGTTCGAGGGGGAGCGCATCGCCTCCATGCGGTTCTTCGACCCTGCGACGCAGCGCTCGAAGGGGGACGCGCACGAGATCCTCGTGATCCCGGTGCGCGACTTCCCGTTCGACGAGCCCTCGCGCGCGAAGGCGGCGCACCGCGTGCGCGAGCGCTCCGACGCGGCCGATCTCGCCTCGCACGAGAGGCGCGCGCTGATCGAGGCGATCCACGAGGGGATCGCGGTCTCCGGCATCGAGACGCTCATGCCCCTCTTCCACGAATCCACCGAGACCCTCTTCGACTACCTGCCGGGTGACGCGATGGTGGCGATCGACGGGCCGCCGGACGTGGAGGCCGCTGCCGTGGAGCACCGCCGCGAAGTGGAGGAGCTCGCGCGCGACACGAAGAGCCCGGAGCGGGTGATCGCGCCCGACGAGATCGTGATGGGCCTCGATGGATTCTCAGATTCGCTCTCCCGCTTCACGGCGTTGCGCTTCAACGCCCTCCGCATGGAGGGCCAGCCCCAAAGTCCCGCCCTCAACGCGGGCACGATCGGCAACGCCGACATAAGGCCCATGATCGAAGGCCACGCGAGGGGCGAGGACATGCTCTCCCCCCTCGCCGCGCGCATAGGCGAGTGGCAGAGGGCAGGCTGGAGGGTGCTTTTGGCCTGCCACACCGACATGCAGGCTCTGCGCCTCAAGGATCTGTTCAGGTGGCACGGCGTGGATCTCGCGGCGCTCGACGCGCCGTTCGAGGCGCTCTCGGAGATGGCGTCGCATGCGGCCAGGCTCATCACAGGGAGGCTCTCAGCCGGTTTCCGCTGGGAGGCGGAGAAACTCGCGATCATCACGGACGCGGAGATATTCGGCACCAAGGCCGTGCGCAGGATAAAGGCCTCGAAGCCCATGGAGCCGTTCACCTCCTTCACCGAGCTCGCGGAGGGGGATTTCCTCGTGCACGAGCATCACGGGATCGGCCGCTACGCGGGGCTCGCACACCTGTCCATCGAGGGCGGCGAGGCGGACTACCTGCTCATCGAATACCTCGGCGGCGACAGGCTCTATCTGCCGGTCTACAAGCTCGGTCTCGTGGGGCGCTACATCGGCTCCGGAGACGCTCCCCCTTCCCTCGACCGGCTCGGCGGCGCGCGCTGGGAGAACATGAGGGCCAAGGTCACGCGCGAGATAAGGCTCATGGCGAAGGAGCTTCTCGCGATCTACGCCGCCCGCGAGGTCTACCCGGGGATCAGGTTCAAGGAGGGCGGAAACGAGTACGAGGAGTTCGCGGCCGCGTTCCCCTACGACGAGACGCCGGACCAGCTGCGCTCGATCGACGACATCATGGCCGACATGGGGCTGGAGCGCCCCATGGACAGGCTCATCTGCGGCGACGTGGGCTACGGCAAGACCGAGGTCGCCATGCGCGCCGCATTCCGAGCCGCGATGCACGGCGCCCAGGTCGCGGTGCTCGTGCCCACCACCGTGCTCGCGCTGCAGCACTACGAGAGCTTCACGAGGCGCTTCGCCGGGACCCCGGTCGCGGTCGAGATGCTCTCGCGGTTCCGCTCCCCGAAGGAGCAGAGGAAGGTGATCGAGGGGATAAAGGACGGCCGCGTCGACATCCTCATCGGCACGCACAGGCTGCTCTCGAAGGACGTCGCGTTCAGGCAGCTCGGGCTCCTCATCATCGACGAGGAGCACCGCTTCGGGGTGCGGCACAAGGAGAGGATAAAGAAGCTGCGCCAGACCGTGGACGTGATCGCCATGACCGCGACGCCGATCCCGCGCACGCTCAACCTCTCCCTCACCGGCATACGCGACATAAGCATAATCAACACCCCGCCGGCCGACCGCCTCTCGATAACGACGCACGTGGCGCCGTTCGACGACGGGATCGTGCGGCAGGCGATCATCCGCGAGATGGCGCGCGGCGGCCAGGTCTTCTTCGTGCACAACCGGGTGGAGACGATCGGCTCCATGAACGAGAGGCTCCGAAAGCTCGTCCCCGAGGCGCGCATCGTGGTGGGGCACGGCCAGCTCCCCGAGCACAGGCTCGAGGAGGTGATGCTCGCGTTCCTCAAGAGGGACGCGGACGTGCTGCTCTGCACCACGATCATCGAGTCGGGGCTCGACATACCCTCCGCCAACACGATCGTGATCAACCGCGCCGACACATTCGGGCTGGCGCAGCTCTACCAGCTGCGCGGCAGGGTCGGCCGCTCGAGCGTGCGCGCGCAGGCGTACCTGCTCACCCCGCCCGACGGCCGGATGACCACGATAGCGAAGAAGCGCCTCACCGTGCTCAAGCGGTTCACCGAGCTTGGCTCTGGATTCCAGATCGCGATGCACGACCTCGAGTTCCGCGGCGCGGGCAACATCCTCGGCAGCGCGCAGTCCGGGCACGTGGCCGCGATCGGCTACGAGATGTACTCGAAGCTCCTCGACCGGGAGGTGAGAAGGCTCACCGGCAAGGCGGTCGAGGACGAGATCGACCCGGAGCTCAACCTCAAGGTCGCGGCCTTTCTGCCCGAAAAATATGTGGCCGATCCCGGGACCAGGATCGACATCTACAAGAGGCTCTCCTCCAGGCAGGACGAGCGGGAGGTCGAGGCCATCGGCGTGGAGCTCGCAGACCGCTTCGGCCCCATGCCCCCCGAGGCGGAGAACCTGCTCGGCATGATGGACTTGAGGATACTGGCGCGCAACTTGCGGATAAAACAGGTGATTTACGACGGCAATCAGCTCTCCTGTCAGCTGGACGCCAGGAGCCCCATCACCACCGAGCAGGTCCTGTCCATGGTGTCCGCCTTCCCGGGAAGGTATCGCGTAGTGCCCCCCGACCGCCTGCTCATCTCTGCAGCGTCGGCCGGCGGCGATTCTCAGCTCATCGCGGCCGCCAAAAACTCCTTGAGTGAGATGGCCTCCTATGTTAGCGAAAACAGTCCCGAAAAAGACTGA
- a CDS encoding four helix bundle protein, with translation MNHEKLECYRQLAHVAEEVARRVARWPRGNGYLADQLSRALASAVLNLAEGNGKRRYKTDRRRFFEISLGSIAESSAALDLACAFGLLPKPDRNSLKSRLRLAYIKIRALP, from the coding sequence ATGAATCACGAAAAACTGGAGTGCTACAGGCAGCTGGCTCATGTGGCAGAGGAAGTTGCAAGGAGGGTGGCCAGGTGGCCCAGGGGCAACGGCTACCTTGCCGATCAACTGTCGAGGGCCCTGGCTTCTGCGGTGCTCAATCTGGCCGAGGGAAACGGAAAAAGAAGATACAAGACCGATCGGCGGCGGTTTTTCGAGATCTCGCTCGGCTCTATCGCCGAGTCCTCGGCCGCCCTTGATCTCGCCTGCGCCTTCGGCCTTCTCCCCAAGCCCGATCGCAACTCCCTCAAATCGCGCCTCAGATTGGCCTACATAAAAATAAGGGCCTTGCCGTAG
- a CDS encoding four helix bundle protein codes for MLHEKLECYRRAVGLAEELSKEGARWPKGLAYLIDQQKRAMASVILNIAEGNARRSDKERRRFFEIARASAAEVSACVDLSCAFGLTNSVESFAVKSRLEEIAKMLWGLMR; via the coding sequence ATGTTGCACGAAAAACTGGAGTGCTACCGCAGGGCAGTTGGGTTGGCAGAGGAGTTAAGCAAGGAGGGTGCCAGGTGGCCCAAGGGACTTGCGTATCTCATTGATCAGCAGAAGAGGGCCATGGCCTCGGTGATCTTGAATATCGCCGAGGGAAACGCCCGGAGGAGCGACAAGGAGAGGCGGCGGTTTTTCGAGATTGCCCGCGCTTCCGCTGCCGAGGTCTCGGCCTGTGTCGATCTCTCGTGCGCCTTCGGCCTGACCAACTCAGTTGAGTCCTTTGCTGTCAAATCACGCCTTGAGGAGATCGCCAAAATGTTATGGGGCTTGATGCGATGA
- a CDS encoding DUF4325 domain-containing protein produces the protein MATLKNQLLQYIRARGNFNSAELMKRFNVSRQAVHRHLQVFLKDSTIIRQGSSRRTTFYIVNTPRARIRAAAKAKSFKKRIRAKGSSEDHVLADLQSQEGLLAGLSESALENLQYSFTEMLNNAIDHSGSIFIDTEVLTDGGMFSFTVRDMGVGVFANIMNKLKLASEMEAIEDLLKGKQSTDPARHSGEGIFFTSKIADRFVLESHAKRLIVDNRLGDIFLEDIRFLKGTRVICEIDASSKRKLADVFAEYTSEEFKFDRTRVTVKLFESGESYVSRSQAKRLLHSLERFREVVLDFSGVASVGQAFADEIFRVFHAEHPGIRIEPINMSKNVEFMVRRAIAARKK, from the coding sequence ATGGCTACTTTAAAAAATCAACTATTACAATACATTAGAGCCAGGGGTAACTTTAACTCGGCCGAGCTGATGAAGAGATTCAACGTCAGCCGCCAGGCGGTCCACCGCCATCTCCAGGTTTTTTTGAAGGACTCTACCATCATCAGGCAGGGGAGTTCCAGGCGAACAACCTTCTACATAGTCAACACCCCAAGGGCCCGAATTCGGGCCGCGGCAAAGGCAAAGAGTTTCAAGAAGAGGATAAGGGCAAAGGGTTCATCCGAAGACCATGTCCTTGCCGATCTTCAGTCTCAGGAGGGTCTGCTTGCAGGGCTTTCTGAAAGCGCGCTGGAGAATCTGCAGTACTCATTCACAGAGATGCTCAATAATGCCATCGATCACTCGGGGTCGATCTTTATCGACACCGAGGTCCTGACAGACGGCGGAATGTTTTCATTCACAGTGCGCGACATGGGCGTAGGCGTTTTCGCAAACATAATGAATAAGCTTAAACTCGCATCTGAGATGGAGGCGATAGAGGACCTGCTCAAGGGCAAGCAGAGCACCGATCCTGCGCGCCACTCCGGCGAGGGGATATTCTTCACCTCGAAGATCGCGGATCGCTTCGTGCTCGAGAGCCACGCAAAGAGACTCATCGTGGACAACCGCCTGGGCGACATATTTCTCGAGGACATCCGCTTCCTCAAGGGCACGAGGGTGATTTGTGAGATAGACGCAAGTTCGAAGAGGAAATTGGCGGACGTGTTTGCAGAATACACAAGCGAGGAGTTCAAGTTCGACCGCACCAGGGTCACGGTGAAGCTCTTTGAATCCGGGGAATCCTACGTCTCTCGCTCGCAGGCAAAGCGCCTCCTGCACTCGCTGGAGCGCTTCAGGGAGGTCGTGCTGGATTTCTCAGGCGTGGCTAGCGTAGGCCAGGCATTTGCCGATGAGATATTCAGGGTCTTTCATGCGGAGCATCCGGGGATCAGGATCGAGCCGATCAACATGAGCAAAAACGTCGAGTTCATGGTCCGCCGCGCGATCGCCGCCAGGAAGAAATGA